cactggggtattggtctggcggtttacagcgtgcggcgtgcaacgcgctcattacgATAAAGTGCCAGGAAAGAcagacggttaacaacaatgggaatagtgggtgaaagtgtgatcaTTTCTCCttcataatggaaacgtggtgatcaccactctttacacaaccccacttctccaccgcttaatcacctccacttcctacgagatcagggcgtgcgcttaatgacttgtataaataggatttcaacctatttcaatagAACACacgtgttatcaacacaagtatccagaaaccacattctgatacaagtcataaacagccacaccttcataattcaatactttgatctcaaacaccttcttcgcttccctccctaagatcaacccttctccttcactttgtgaccgaattgaatcttttttttttgataaagaaagaAATTTTATTCAGTGAGTAGAGTTTTGATCTCATGCTAGGAGACTACATATGATAGAATCAAAATCTTTAAAACATTCAGCAGAGATTTTGGTTTCTTTAGCTGACTTTGCTAATGAATTTGCTACCTGATTGTCATCTCTACTGACATAATCAAAAGTGCATAAACTGAAAGTAGAACTTAAGTACTTAATCTCCTTTACTAAATTCCTATTCTCCCACTGGATGACAAGTGAATGACTATTAATGGATTGTATAACAAGCTTAGCATCAGCCTCTATCTGGATCCTTAaatgatttagtttttttttttccataacaACGCCTCCCTTATAGCCATGCACTCAACAGCCTCTAGACTTAGGGCTCCATTTCCATAATTCCTTTTTGCCCCAATACAGCGACCTGTAGAATCCCGCAACACAATGCCAATACCAAATTGGTTAGTATCATGGTCAAAAGAGCCATCTATATTGTATTTAAAAATATTATCTAATGGTGGTTTCCATCTAGACGCAATAACATTACTTAAAACAGCAGAATGAGATTCCTGCAAATGTAGAGTAAGATGATAATGCATCATGTGTACTGTATTGCAAGGGTTAAGAGAAACTCCCTGAAAAACAATATCACAACGATCCTTCCAAATTATCCAAGCTCCAATCATAAGTGAATAAAGCCATCTTTCCTCTTTGTTTCGATTTTGATGAGAAAACCAACTAGTAACCCATTCTGAAACTGAATTATGGCTGGctctaactgcatctatattGATATTTATCCCTCTCCAAACTGTTCTAGCATGCCTACATTCTAAGATGATGTGCTCGATCGTTTCTTCATTGTGACCACAAATGTCACAATTGGTTTCAAGGTCACTGTTGAACAAAGCCCTCTTATATTTTGTTGAATGCAAACCCCTTATACACTTCCATGCAAAGAGTTTTATTCTCTGAGCAGCTTTACAACTCCAAATAGACTTCCATATTTTCCTATCAATTATCCTCCCTTCCACCTGAACTTCTCTATCATTGTAAGTCAGCATTTTGTAGGTACTTTTCACAAAAAAACTCCATCTTTTGTAGGCATCCAGAGCATTGAATCTTCCTTGTTATTATCTATATAGAGTGCTTGAATCTTGAAAGCAGTGTCAGTATCAAATAAGGAATTGATAAGGTGTATATTTCATTGTGCAGATTCAGGGATCATTAACTCTTccaaaaattcataaaatctaaagagttcatTTTGAGGAGAAGGTGGATAAAGCATACCAGGGATCCATTTGTCTTTCAATATTTTTGTTTTCCTACCGTTGTTGATTTCCATGAAATAATTCTTCTGCACAATTTCTAGCCTTTTTGAAATCCCATTCCAGGTATATGAGCAATTTTTAGCTGAGATATGTTGATGAAGTAAGTCTCCAGTTCTGAAATATTTGCTTGAGAGAGTCTTGGATAATAAAGTGTCAGGTTCACTGCATATTCTCCAAGTCAATTTGGTGAGGAGAGCTAAATTGAGCTTTTCTAGATCTCTGAAAGCAAGACCACCCATTTCAATGGTTCTGCAAACATTCATCCAAGCTGTAGGGTTGTATCCTCTGCTGTTATGATATCCCCAAAAGAATTTCCTTTCAATGCTCGTAGTTGTTGAAGAAGATTTGCTTGAAGCTTAAAGGTTCCCATTTGGTAGATGGGGACATCATTAAGAACATGTTTAATCATTGTGCCTCTGCCTGCCTGTGAAAGGGAAATAGAAGACCAAAcatcaaatattttcaaaaatttcttttatgcttttgaaaGATTCTTTCTTTGAGTGTCCAATGATAAATGGAGAACCCAAATACTTCTCTTTAGAATTCATTGCTTGAACTCCAAGCATCTGTTTGATAGCAACTGCATCATCTGGATTAGTTTTCTTGCTGGATTAGCAATTGCAAGAATGAATAAGTAAGGTGACAGTGGGTCACCTTGCCTGATCCCTCTTGTTGGAGTGAAAGATTCACAAGGAGACCCATTGAGCATTACTGAAAGCTGAGTTGTGCTTATACATTGTTGTATAAGGTCTCAAAAGTCCTCATTAAAGCCAAAATAAGAAAGGACTTTAATTAAGAAAGGCCACTCCAacctgtcaaaagcctttgacatgtcAAGTTTGAGTGTCATCCATCCATTCTCtcctatttttttcttcattGAGTGTATAATTTCCTGAGCAATGACTGTGTTGTCACTTATGAGTCTTCCTGAAACATAAGTTGCCTGGTAAGGTGAGATGAGCTTCTCCATTATTGGATTCATTCTATTTACTAGAACCTTGGAAATAATCTTGTAGGAGGTATTATATAGACCAATTGGCCTATAGTCTGCTGCACATATGCATTTTGTTCTTTTGTGGAATCAAAGAGATGTATGTTTTGTTGATCTGCTTCAGGATATATTAAGTCTCAAAGAATTTATTGACCATGTTGCAAACATATTCTCCCACTATTGCCCACTAACTTTTAAAAAATCCATCTTGAAACCCCTTTGGACTAGGAGAGCTCCAATTTTCCATGCTCTTGAGTGTggtaaaaatttcttcattactgGGTATTCTGGTAAGTAATGCATTTTGCTCAACTATGACAATTGAAGGAAGAACAGTATAGAGACTGTCATCAAGTACTGGATTGTTGGTGGTGCTGATACTTTTAAAATGCTGAGTCAGGTGCTGAGCAATTTGTTCTCTACTTTGCAgccaattgttgttgttgtcttgGATAACATCTATGTTGTTCCTGGTCCTTCTTTTGTTGACTTTAGTATGAAAATACTTGTTGTTGGATTCCATGTCTTTGGTGAAGTGATCCCTGGATTTTTGCTGATAGAACTCAGACTTGATTTTGTGCCACTTGTTGAGCTCATTATTGATGTTGATGATATCACCTTCAGTATTGGAATTTTGAGGAAGCTCTTGGAGTTGATTGAGTTTACTTTGGATATTATCTACTTTATGATTGATATTACCAAAATGTTCTATGTTCCATAAAGAAAGATCTCTTCTTGTAGTGGACAGCGTAGTTACTAACTGATAACCAGGAGAACCAGTAACACTAGATTTCCAATCATTAGTAATAACAACTGAACAAGATTCATCATTGAGCCAagttaagaaaaatttaaatgGCTTCCAACAATTTGGAACAGTTATATCAGTGTCAAGCATGATGGGACTGTGGTCACTACCTAGTTGAGTAAGATGCAATAATCTTGTATCTGGGAAATTTAGATTCCAACTACCATTAACTAAAGCCATGTCTATTCTGGATTTAACAGATCCAGTCCCCATGTTATTATTGCTCCAGGTATAGCCTTTACCAATGAAACCTATGTCTTCTAAGCCACTACTAGATACTATGCTATTCACCCAACCATCTGTAGAAGAAGAAATGCCAGTGTCATTATCAAATAAGTGAAAGTTTAGGTCTCCTAGAACTACCCAAGGATTACTATTATTCTCACTTATTTGTTGGATATAATTTCATTGTTCTTTCTTTTAGTGTAATTGGTAAAACCATACATGCAGGTTAATAAAAACTCTGGCTTACTAGGATCAGATTGAACTATGGCATTAAACATATCGTAATGATTATAAATTATTTCACACAAGAAACCATTCTTCCATAGTAACACAAGACCACCTGATAGACCTTCAGGTTCAATATATCTCCAATTAGGATATTGATACTGCTTTAAGAGTGGCTGACATTTAGTACTACTGATTTTTGTTTCACACAAGAATATAATGTCTGGGTTTTGAGCTCTGATTAAGTCAGTTAAATGATTTCTAGTAGAAGAAGTTTTAGAACCTTGAACATTCCAAGAAAGGATTTTCATGTTTGctagaaaaataataatgaagACAGAAAGCAACCCAAAAGGATTCTTATGATACTGTGTATGCATAGTATATTGTGTgagaaaattaaaacaaaaaatatagTGGATAAAAAATATTTTAGAGGCAAAGTAATTCAAGAAACAAGTAAAGAAGTATAGTGTGTATACCTGATTCTCTAACTCTGCATTCACTGCTTGGTTGTCTCCAGTGGTGACCCTGTAAGCTGCTGAGGAATCTGCATTTGGAGCCATTATGGTACTGGTGGAATCAGAGTTTTGATCTGCAGCTTTTCCATCATCAGCTCTCTGCCTTTTTCCAAGtctgttttcttcttcatgaTTTCCTTCTGAAGCCTTAGATAATAAGAAGTCTAAATTGACTGCAACACCACTCTTAGGAGGTACAAAAACTGCAGTTTTCACTAGAGCTTTGGTATTCTTTTTTGAAGTAGGTGCCTTGCTTGTAGAGGAAATTGCAATGGTCTTCCTTACATTATTCACATTCCCAAATAAATAAGGTTTTTCATGAGCCTTCTCCAGAAAGATTTTTTCTTCCTTACATGCCACTTTGCAATACTTGATCACATAGCACTCCTTGCATATGCCACTTGGTTGCCTTTCATAGAAAATTTTTATCCATCGAGAGAGACCAGCATTAGTTACGGCCTTAACTCCCCTTCTTAATAGGTTTGTCAGACCTATGTTGACACAAACTTTGACAGGGTCACTGCCATTTGGTATTGCATCCTTTGGTTCAATGGAAATGACTTGGCCCATTAATTCTCCAATCTTTGTTACTGCAGCCACATTCACATGCTCTGGCATCAAGCCAAACAGGTGCATCCAAAATTGTTGGAACCCCCAATTCTTTTTTGTGTAAACCATGCCAGGTATGTAATCATGTACCACCAGAAGATTCTTGTTAATGCTCCAAGGTCTTTCATTGATGACAGTATTTAGCAAAGTCCAATTGCTTAACTTGAAAATCATGATGTTGGGATCAGTCTTAGTGATTTTTACATCTTCTGCTTTCATGAATGGCCAAGTAAAGCCAAGATGCTTGGCCACAGTGTCAGCCTTCATCCTTCTTTCAGTAATAATCTTGCTTATTGCACTTGCTTCCCACTTGGTTTCTTCATCTCCTTCTTTGTCTTCTCCTTGAGAAATAACAACTATTTCAGAAGTATCACCCAAATCTATGACTTCTTGCTTGAACTTTTTAACTAGGTCTCCGACTTGAGTAGAGCTCTCTccttccatttttgtagtgaGTAAAAACTGTTTTCTTAAGATTGAAACTTGATTTGGAGTTGATATAGGTGCTGGGAAGATATTAGGatataattatttattatgaTCCCATATATTTAGGTTGT
This is a stretch of genomic DNA from Papaver somniferum cultivar HN1 chromosome 1, ASM357369v1, whole genome shotgun sequence. It encodes these proteins:
- the LOC113356558 gene encoding uncharacterized protein LOC113356558, producing MEGESSTQVGDLVKKFKQEVIDLGDTSEIVVISQGEDKEGDEETKWEASAISKIITERRMKADTVAKHLGFTWPFMKAEDVKITKTDPNIMIFKLSNWTLLNTVINERPWSINKNLLVVHDYIPGMVYTKKNWGFQQFWMHLFGLMPEHVNVAAVTKIGELMGQVISIEPKDAIPNGSDPVKVCVNIGLTNLLRRGVKAVTNAGLSRWIKIFYERQPSGICKECYVIKYCKVACKEEKIFLEKAHEKPYLFGNVNNVRKTIAISSTSKAPTSKKNTKALVKTAVFVPPKSGVAVNLDFLLSKASEGNHEEENRLGKRQRADDGKAADQNSDSTSTIMAPNADSSAAYRVTTGDNQAVNAELENQYHKNPFGLLSVFIIIFLANMKILSWNVQGSKTSSTRNHLTDLIRAQNPDIIFLCETKISSTKCQPLLKQYQYPNWRYIEPEGLSGGLVLLWKNGFLCEIIYNHYDMFNAIVQSDPNGWVNSIVSSSGLEDIGFIGKGYTWSNNNMGTGSVKSRIDMALVNGSWNLNFPDTRLLHLTQLGSDHSPIMLDTDITVPNCWKPFKFFLTWLNDESCSVVITNDWKSSVTGSPGYQLVTTLSTTRRDLSLWNIEHFGNINHKVDNIQSKLNQLQELPQNSNTEGDIININNELNKWHKIKSEFYQQKSRDHFTKDMESNNKYFHTKVNKRRTRNNIDVIQDNNNNWLQSREQIAQHLTQHFKSISTTNNPVLDDSLYTVLPSIVIVEQNALLTRIPSNEEIFTTLKSMENWSSPSPKGFQDGFFKS
- the LOC113356547 gene encoding uncharacterized protein LOC113356547 → MLTYNDREVQVEGRIIDRKIWKSIWSCKAAQRIKLFAWKCIRGLHSTKYKRALFNSDLETNCDICGHNEETIEHIILECRHARTVWRGININIDAVRASHNSVSEWVTSWFSHQNRNKEERWLYSLMIGAWIIWKDRCDIVFQGVSLNPCNTVHMMHYHLTLHLQESHSAVLSNVIASRWKPPLDNIFKYNIDGSFDHDTNQFGIGIVLRDSTGRCIGAKRNYGNGALSLEAVDHSLVIQWENRNLVKEIKYLSSTFSLCTFDYVSRDDNQVANSLAKSAKETKISAECFKDFDSIICSLLA